In one Echinicola marina genomic region, the following are encoded:
- a CDS encoding 3-keto-disaccharide hydrolase has product MFKKFSFTAALILGGLISFSCSQKTESSVQEDGWTILFDGESLDGWKALGGEADFQIVDGEIVGISKVNTPNTFLSTEELYSDYILELDLKIEDETSNSGVMTRGQYDAEKNRVYGYQIEADPKERAWSGGLYDEARRGWLYPLTLNEPARKAFKLGEYNHYRIEAIGNEIKTWVNGVPVAYVVDDMDSKGFIGLQVHSIGNNPDHAGRKTYFKNIKVKTESLDPKPFPAGHYVVSTVDNTLTDYEKEDGWKLLFNGQNADGWKAAYKEEFPSNGWIVENGVLTIKESDGSESETYGDIVTEEEFSAFDLSFQFKLSEGANSGVKYFVTLSEGNTGSAIGLEYQILDDEKHPDAKKGKDGNRTLASLYDLIKADKQSRFIKPIGEWNQGRVVVYPDNKVEHYLNGVKVVEYVRGSEEYRNLVAGSKYKNWENFGEAPEGHILLQDHGNRVSFKSIKIKELK; this is encoded by the coding sequence ATGTTTAAGAAATTTTCTTTTACTGCAGCGTTAATCCTCGGTGGATTAATTTCCTTTTCCTGCTCCCAAAAGACCGAATCAAGTGTCCAAGAAGATGGCTGGACCATATTATTTGATGGCGAATCACTGGATGGCTGGAAAGCCCTCGGTGGTGAGGCTGACTTTCAGATAGTAGATGGAGAAATCGTGGGGATTTCCAAAGTAAATACACCCAACACTTTCCTTAGCACTGAAGAATTATATTCAGATTATATCCTTGAATTGGATTTGAAGATTGAAGATGAGACAAGTAATTCTGGTGTAATGACCAGGGGGCAGTATGATGCCGAAAAAAACCGCGTCTATGGTTACCAAATCGAGGCCGACCCAAAAGAAAGAGCTTGGTCTGGTGGACTTTATGATGAAGCAAGAAGAGGATGGTTGTATCCATTGACCTTAAATGAACCAGCCAGAAAGGCATTTAAATTGGGAGAATATAACCATTATAGAATTGAGGCCATAGGAAATGAAATCAAAACTTGGGTGAATGGAGTTCCAGTGGCCTATGTAGTAGATGACATGGATAGCAAAGGTTTCATTGGTCTGCAGGTACACAGTATTGGCAATAACCCTGACCATGCAGGTAGAAAAACCTACTTTAAGAATATTAAGGTAAAAACTGAAAGTTTGGATCCTAAGCCTTTTCCTGCTGGACATTATGTAGTAAGTACTGTTGATAATACATTGACAGACTATGAAAAAGAGGATGGTTGGAAACTTTTGTTCAACGGCCAGAATGCAGATGGCTGGAAAGCGGCTTATAAAGAAGAATTCCCATCAAATGGCTGGATAGTAGAAAATGGTGTTTTGACCATTAAAGAATCAGATGGTAGTGAATCTGAAACATATGGTGATATCGTTACTGAAGAAGAATTCAGTGCTTTTGACCTTTCCTTCCAGTTTAAGCTAAGTGAAGGTGCCAATAGCGGTGTTAAATATTTTGTTACCCTTAGTGAAGGGAATACCGGTTCAGCCATTGGTTTGGAATACCAAATATTGGATGATGAAAAGCATCCTGACGCCAAGAAAGGAAAAGACGGTAACCGTACCCTAGCTTCCCTTTATGATTTGATCAAAGCGGATAAGCAAAGCAGATTTATCAAGCCAATTGGTGAGTGGAACCAAGGTAGAGTGGTCGTTTATCCGGATAATAAAGTAGAGCACTATCTAAATGGTGTTAAAGTAGTGGAATATGTAAGAGGATCTGAAGAATACCGAAACCTGGTAGCAGGTAGTAAATACAAGAATTGGGAAAACTTTGGTGAAGCTCCTGAAGGACATATCCTGTTGCAGGACCATGGAAACAGGGTTAGTTTTAAATCCATCAAGATCAAAGAGCTCAAATAA
- a CDS encoding UxaA family hydrolase produces the protein MKHKILKIHPKDNVLVALTDLKKGDQVHFEGKPITLSHDVKAKHKFAEESLSIDDNIFMYGIICGKAMHPIMKGEVLTTQNVAHKTEEFTGKRQSKAWIAPDISKWNKLNFMGYQRGDGQVGTANYWLVIPLVFCENRNIEIMKDAFVEELGFAKPNKYKAFVKQMRELYAQGDKEKISQLNVETVERDQDNKLFKNIDGIKFLTHQGGCGGIRQDSDMLCALIAGYINNPNVAGATILSLGCQNAQPSILKDKLNKINPELKKPVLLFEQQKEGTESTLLTNAIQQTFLALTEADQISRTPAPLSKLTIGLECGGSDGFSGISANPSVGHASDLIVALGGKTILSEFPELCGVEQELINRCTTDESAEKFVHLMRAYAASAEAVGSGFDMNPSPGNIKDGLITDAMKSAGAAKKGGTSPIVDVLDYAEYVVKPGLNLLCTPGNDVESTTAMAGSGANIILFTTGLGTPTGNPVTPVLKVSSNHNLAEKMSDIIDINTGEVISGDKTIEEMGEEILEQIIEVASGNKKAKAMELNQDDFIPWKRGVSL, from the coding sequence ATGAAACATAAAATATTAAAGATCCATCCTAAGGACAATGTCTTGGTCGCCCTTACAGACCTTAAAAAAGGCGACCAAGTTCACTTTGAAGGAAAACCTATCACACTAAGTCATGATGTCAAGGCCAAGCATAAATTTGCCGAAGAATCACTAAGCATTGATGATAATATCTTCATGTATGGGATCATTTGTGGTAAGGCCATGCATCCTATCATGAAAGGTGAAGTACTTACAACTCAAAATGTAGCCCATAAAACTGAGGAATTTACAGGTAAGAGACAAAGTAAAGCTTGGATTGCTCCTGATATAAGCAAATGGAATAAGCTCAATTTCATGGGGTATCAGCGTGGAGACGGTCAGGTGGGCACAGCCAATTATTGGTTAGTGATTCCATTGGTTTTCTGCGAAAACAGGAACATAGAAATCATGAAAGACGCATTTGTTGAGGAACTGGGTTTTGCCAAACCTAATAAATACAAGGCTTTTGTTAAACAGATGCGCGAACTCTATGCTCAAGGCGATAAAGAAAAGATTTCCCAACTTAATGTAGAAACGGTAGAACGCGATCAAGACAATAAGCTATTTAAAAATATTGATGGCATTAAATTCCTGACCCATCAGGGAGGATGTGGGGGCATCCGACAGGATTCTGATATGCTTTGTGCCCTGATTGCTGGGTATATCAACAACCCAAATGTGGCCGGCGCTACTATACTGAGCCTTGGCTGTCAAAATGCCCAGCCAAGTATCTTGAAAGATAAATTAAATAAAATCAATCCTGAGCTCAAAAAACCAGTCTTACTATTTGAGCAACAGAAAGAAGGAACAGAAAGCACCTTGTTGACCAATGCTATTCAGCAAACTTTCTTGGCCCTGACAGAGGCAGATCAAATTTCCAGAACACCAGCTCCTCTCAGTAAATTGACTATAGGTTTGGAATGCGGTGGTTCTGATGGTTTTTCTGGTATTTCAGCTAATCCATCAGTGGGACATGCTTCTGATTTGATTGTCGCACTAGGAGGCAAAACCATATTGTCAGAGTTTCCTGAACTGTGTGGAGTGGAACAAGAACTTATCAATCGATGTACTACTGATGAGTCGGCAGAAAAATTTGTTCATTTGATGAGAGCCTATGCGGCATCTGCTGAAGCAGTGGGATCTGGTTTTGATATGAACCCAAGTCCTGGAAACATTAAAGATGGATTGATTACGGACGCTATGAAATCGGCTGGTGCGGCTAAAAAAGGTGGGACCTCGCCTATTGTAGATGTTTTGGATTATGCGGAATATGTGGTCAAACCAGGATTGAATTTGCTATGTACCCCAGGCAATGATGTGGAAAGCACTACGGCTATGGCCGGTTCTGGAGCAAATATTATTTTGTTCACAACAGGACTTGGCACTCCAACGGGAAACCCTGTTACTCCTGTACTAAAAGTTTCCTCAAACCACAACCTGGCGGAAAAGATGTCTGATATCATAGATATCAATACCGGTGAAGTGATTTCGGGTGACAAAACCATTGAGGAAATGGGAGAAGAAATTTTGGAGCAGATTATTGAGGTTGCCTCTGGAAATAAAAAGGCCAAGGCGATGGAACTTAACCAAGATGATTTTATTCCGTGGAAAAGAGGGGTATCTCTTTGA
- a CDS encoding sugar kinase, which yields MEKRVITLGEIMMRLSTPGHERFVNSNTFNTVYGGAEANVAVSLAYWGLSAAHVTAFPNHDLGKAATQYLRFAGVDTSYVYFDEGRMGLYFVENGAMQRSSKIIYDRFDSVFANFDPKKINWEEIFQGADWFHWTGITPAISASAAQICLEGVIAARQQGVKISGDINYRRNLWQYGKGPLDIMPALIDKTDLIIAGLTDFENCMDIHEKDFVTACQKAQAKSPSIKYVSTTYRDSISASHNKLSGVLWNGKELLTSTEYDMTHIVDRVGGGDAYMAGLIYGLLASSDLEALEFATAASVLKHSIPGDANFVSVDEVKQLVKGENVGKLLR from the coding sequence ATGGAAAAACGGGTGATCACCCTGGGGGAAATCATGATGAGACTATCCACTCCGGGTCACGAAAGATTTGTTAATTCAAACACATTCAATACAGTATATGGTGGGGCAGAGGCCAACGTGGCGGTATCCTTAGCCTACTGGGGACTATCAGCAGCGCATGTGACAGCCTTTCCAAATCACGATCTTGGCAAAGCCGCCACACAGTATTTGAGATTTGCAGGGGTGGATACTTCATATGTGTATTTTGATGAAGGAAGGATGGGGTTGTACTTTGTAGAGAATGGAGCCATGCAGCGCTCTTCAAAAATCATTTATGACCGTTTTGACTCAGTTTTTGCGAATTTTGATCCAAAAAAAATCAATTGGGAAGAAATATTCCAAGGAGCTGATTGGTTTCATTGGACTGGCATAACTCCAGCTATTTCAGCATCTGCAGCTCAGATATGCCTAGAAGGAGTAATAGCAGCCCGTCAACAGGGCGTGAAAATAAGTGGAGACATCAACTATAGAAGAAATCTATGGCAGTATGGAAAAGGCCCATTGGACATTATGCCCGCATTGATAGATAAAACAGACCTGATCATTGCCGGACTGACTGACTTTGAAAATTGTATGGATATTCATGAAAAGGATTTTGTGACCGCTTGTCAAAAAGCTCAGGCAAAATCACCTTCCATCAAGTATGTTTCTACTACTTACAGGGATTCAATCAGTGCTTCTCATAATAAACTTTCCGGTGTACTATGGAATGGAAAAGAACTCCTTACATCAACAGAATATGACATGACACATATAGTGGATAGAGTAGGGGGAGGAGATGCTTATATGGCCGGACTGATCTATGGTTTACTAGCGTCTTCTGACCTGGAAGCCCTGGAATTTGCCACGGCAGCATCTGTCCTCAAACATTCCATTCCTGGTGATGCAAATTTTGTTTCAGTTGATGAGGTCAAGCAGTTGGTTAAAGGAGAAAATGTTGGAAAATTGTTAAGATAA
- a CDS encoding bifunctional 4-hydroxy-2-oxoglutarate aldolase/2-dehydro-3-deoxy-phosphogluconate aldolase, producing the protein MKFSKSDIISAMEGTGMIPVFNHSDIEVAKGVMEASYRAGVRVFEFTNRGANSLEVFKALKEHADQFEGLVLGIGTIFSPTEVEEFLDAGADFIVSPALIPSVAVVCNKQDVLWIPGCGTVTEIFNAKEMGAQVFKAFPGNVLGPAFVSAVKAVLPEIKIMPTGGVEPTEDNLGKWFKAGVSCVGMGSQLFKKEWIQEKKYAALEEQIGHALSIIKSL; encoded by the coding sequence ATGAAGTTTAGTAAAAGTGATATTATTTCGGCTATGGAAGGAACAGGTATGATCCCTGTTTTCAATCATAGCGATATTGAGGTAGCCAAAGGAGTCATGGAAGCATCCTATCGAGCGGGTGTCAGGGTGTTTGAATTTACCAATAGAGGAGCCAATTCCCTTGAGGTCTTCAAGGCCTTAAAAGAACATGCAGACCAATTCGAAGGATTAGTTTTAGGCATTGGAACCATATTTAGTCCCACTGAAGTAGAAGAATTTTTAGATGCGGGGGCGGATTTTATTGTATCTCCCGCCTTGATTCCTTCTGTGGCAGTGGTCTGCAATAAACAAGATGTGCTATGGATCCCGGGTTGCGGAACAGTTACAGAAATTTTCAACGCTAAAGAAATGGGCGCCCAAGTATTCAAAGCCTTCCCGGGCAATGTCCTAGGTCCTGCTTTTGTTTCAGCGGTAAAAGCGGTTTTACCTGAAATAAAGATTATGCCCACAGGCGGTGTAGAGCCTACAGAAGATAATTTGGGAAAATGGTTTAAAGCGGGCGTGAGCTGTGTAGGAATGGGCTCACAATTATTCAAAAAAGAGTGGATTCAGGAAAAGAAATATGCTGCCTTGGAAGAACAGATTGGCCATGCACTTTCAATCATAAAATCCCTTTAA
- a CDS encoding TRAP transporter substrate-binding protein: MRFLRPKKTITYINLLVFIVLSIASSCKGPGGKTVIKLGHGLDTNHPVHDAMIFMAKRVEEKSNGQMKVHVYPNAQLGSERELVELLQIGSLGMTKVSSAVMESFAPKIQVLSQPYLFRDNDHKERVLNGEIGKMLLNEGTQFWLKGLCFYDAGSRSFYTKDKPVESPEDLVGKKIRVMESNTAINMVNSLGGSPTPVSWGELYTALQQGIVDGAENNPPSVVSSRHYEICKFYSINEHTAVPDMLIVSTKVWERLTEQEQQWLQEAADESATYQYKIWAESVEESMKLLEKEGVKISYPDKEPFRKAVEPLYQTIKKEQPEMYEIIEKIRNHE; the protein is encoded by the coding sequence ATGAGATTTTTAAGACCCAAGAAAACAATAACCTACATTAACCTACTGGTTTTTATTGTTCTATCTATAGCAAGTTCATGTAAAGGTCCAGGGGGTAAAACAGTTATAAAACTAGGCCATGGTTTGGACACCAACCACCCTGTGCATGATGCGATGATCTTTATGGCCAAGAGAGTAGAGGAAAAGTCAAATGGGCAAATGAAAGTCCATGTCTATCCAAATGCCCAACTTGGAAGTGAACGTGAACTAGTTGAACTCCTGCAGATAGGGAGTTTGGGCATGACCAAAGTTTCCTCTGCCGTTATGGAAAGTTTTGCTCCTAAAATTCAGGTATTAAGCCAACCTTATTTGTTTCGGGACAATGACCATAAAGAAAGGGTGCTGAATGGAGAAATTGGAAAAATGTTACTCAATGAAGGTACCCAGTTTTGGCTAAAGGGGCTTTGCTTTTATGATGCAGGCTCAAGGAGTTTCTACACCAAGGACAAGCCTGTGGAAAGCCCTGAAGATCTGGTGGGCAAGAAGATCAGGGTTATGGAAAGTAATACTGCCATTAATATGGTCAATAGTTTGGGAGGTTCTCCCACACCTGTTTCATGGGGTGAACTTTATACGGCTCTGCAACAAGGAATTGTGGATGGAGCTGAGAATAACCCGCCAAGTGTGGTAAGTTCCAGACATTATGAAATATGCAAATTTTATTCTATCAATGAACATACTGCTGTACCTGATATGTTGATCGTCAGCACTAAGGTATGGGAACGACTGACAGAGCAAGAACAGCAATGGTTACAGGAAGCGGCAGATGAATCCGCCACCTATCAGTACAAAATCTGGGCTGAATCTGTAGAGGAATCCATGAAATTATTAGAAAAAGAAGGGGTGAAAATCAGCTATCCTGATAAAGAACCATTCAGAAAAGCGGTGGAGCCCTTGTATCAAACCATCAAAAAGGAGCAGCCTGAAATGTATGAAATCATTGAAAAAATCAGAAACCATGAATAA
- a CDS encoding TRAP transporter small permease produces the protein MNKHSSSIKNEINHRVGYVLMIIMSLMVINVTWQVLSRYILMSPSSFTDELSRFLLIWLGMLGSAYVAGHNEHLAIDILPTKLTGKAKNKLLIFIHIIILAFAIPVMIFGGSNLVYITYMLGQKSSTLQIPLAYVYTIIPLSGLLISIYQIADIKLLTQHKPAS, from the coding sequence ATGAATAAACACAGCAGTTCTATTAAGAATGAAATTAACCATAGGGTAGGCTATGTGCTGATGATCATTATGAGCTTAATGGTAATCAATGTGACCTGGCAGGTACTATCCAGATATATTCTGATGTCTCCAAGCTCATTTACCGATGAACTGTCCAGATTTTTATTGATTTGGTTAGGGATGTTGGGATCAGCTTACGTGGCTGGACATAATGAACATTTGGCCATAGATATTTTGCCTACTAAACTAACAGGTAAAGCGAAAAACAAGTTGTTAATATTTATCCATATCATCATTTTGGCTTTTGCTATACCAGTGATGATCTTTGGTGGAAGTAATTTGGTTTATATCACCTATATGCTTGGACAGAAATCCAGTACACTACAGATTCCTTTAGCCTATGTGTATACCATTATCCCTCTAAGTGGCCTATTGATCAGCATTTACCAAATAGCAGACATTAAACTTTTGACCCAACATAAACCAGCGTCATAA